The Zhihengliuella sp. ISTPL4 genomic interval CTGGTGGCGTCGATCATTCCCGACGTCGAAGGGGCTGGTCGTCTGCACGCGCTGGCAGGGACGCCGTCCGCGGCGGAGGTCGCGCTGGACGGCGGTTCGGCGGCAACGGCCGAGAAGGCGTCGAGGGGATAGACCCCGGCACGCAGCGAGTCAGGGTCGTCGCTGCTCGTCCCGCGACGCCTCGTCGCCGTCGTCGTGATCGTTCTCGACGCGGATGCGGCGACCCTCCTCGATGTCCTTCGTCTCCTTCTCCGCGCGCTTGTCGCTCTGCCGGGTGTCGCGCGGCGGCAGCTGGATGTCGCGTTCGGCGGCGATACCCGCCTGAAGCTGACGACCGCGTTCCAGTTCGGCGTCGAATTCGGCGCCGAACAGCAGCGCGAGGTTCGCGATCCACAGCCACAGCAGGAACACGATGACACCCGCCATCGATCCGTAGGTGCGCTCGTAGTTCGAGAAGGTGGTGACGTAGAGCACGAACCCGAGGGTGGCGATCGCCAGCACCACGATGGCCACGAGGGCTCCCACGCTGATCCACCGGAACTTGGGCTGCTTGGCGTTCGGTGTCGCGTAGTAGAGGACCGCCACCAGGAAGACGACGACGAACAGCAGCAGCGGCCATTTCGCGATGCTCCACGCGAGCTGCACGCCTTCGCCGGCGCCGATCGCGTTGCCCAGCGCCGACACCACGTCGCCGGAGAGGACGAGCACGATGGCGACGATCGCCAGCGAGACGACGGTGATGAGCGTGACGAGGAGCTGCATTGGCCGCAGCTTCCAGAACGGCCGTCCCTCCTCGATCTCGTAGATGCGGTTCATCACCCGACTGAACGCGCCGACGTAGCCCGACGCCGACCAGAGCGCGAGGAGAATTCCGGTGACGAGGGCGATGCCGGCACCCGGCGCCTGGGAGATCTGCTCGATGGGTCCGCGCAGCGCCTCCGCCGTCTCCGGCGGTGCGACGTCGCCGATGATGCCGAGCACGGCGTCGGCGGCTGCTCCGCCCTGCCCGAAGACGCCGAGCAGCGAGAACACGGCGATCATGGCGGGGAAGATCGAGAGCACCGCGTAGTACGTGAGTGCCGCCGCGCCGTCCATGCATTGATCGGCGGAGAACTCCCGCACGCTCTTGACGAGCACGTACTTCCACGACCGCTTCTGCAGATCCGTGGGGTTGTCCGGCTTCTCGTCGTGCTCGGGAGAGGGTGCGGCTGTCGATCCGCTCCGCTCGGTGTCTGCCTTCGACATGGCTCCTCCTCGGCGTCGGCGCGAGCATTGCCCGCGGAGTCAGTCCTACGAGAAGAGGGCGCGTGAGGGCACGGGGGTTGCGCGAATCCGAAACGAGGGGGATGCTGTGCCGGCTTCCAGTCATCCGACCGGATAGGTGACCGTCCCGTCCCCGCCCACCACGGCGCCACCGCTGAGCTCTGCCGGGTCGACGTGACCAGGGCCGAGGATGTGGCGGACGACCTCGTCCCGCGCGAGGAGATGGTCGGCGATGATCCGTCGATGACACCGCCACCACACGCTCTCCGAGCACATGACCGTGACGCGCCGCGCGCGACCCTCGGCGCGGAGGTCGTCCAGAGCCTGCCCGAAATCCGCCGACAGCGCGTGATCCGCGTAGTTGTGGAAGCTGCGGTTCTGCCACCAGGCATTGGTCTCGAACGGCACATCCCGGCTGACCGGGCGGCGACCCGTCAGCCCCTCCGCACGGTGGTAGGCGATCCCGGCGGCGCGCAAGGAGGAGGCCAGGGCGTCCTGGTCGAACTGCGGATACCGCTTCGAGCCGGGCAGGCGCCGCACGTCGACGACACTCTCCACGCGGCTCTCCTGCACCAGCCCCAGGAACTCGTCGATCGTCCGGGTGGAGTGCCCGATGGTGAAGAAGGGCGCAGCCATGAGGCGACCGTAGCCCACCCCGCCCTGTTCACCGGCGACCCTTGCCCCGCCGCGGTCGCCGCCCCTACGGTGAGGTGACGGGTGGCGTCCGCACCCGAGGGCGGGGGCCGGCGGCTTACGCTCGTCAAGAACGTGATGGGCAGCGACCAGCCGCCCTCCGACTGGACCCTGACGGCGGCGGGGCCGGAGACCGTCACCGGCGCCTCCGGGTCGCCCTCCGTCACCCGCGTTCCGGTGCCCGCCGGCGACTATGCGCTCGCCGAAGCGGACGGCCCCGCGGGGTACGCCGCCGGTCCGTGGTCGTGCACCGGCGGTGCGGTGACGGCCGACACCGTGACCGTCGCGGCAGGAGCGGAGGTGACGTGCACCATCATCAACACGCTCGAGATCGGCCAGCTCACCCTCGTGAAGAACGTCGTGAACGCGGGCGGCGGGCCCCTCGACGCGCAGGATTGGGAGCTCACCGCCCGGTCCGCCGACACGGTCATCAGCGGTGTCTCCGGCTCGAGCAAGGTGAGCTTCGCGGCGGTGGCGCCCGGGACCTTCACCCTCTCGGAGTCGAGCACCGCTCCGCAGGCGGGGTCCTACGTCAGCGAGGGCTGGTCATGCGTCGACGACGAGGGTACGCCCGTGGGCACCGGCGACACCGTCGAGGTCGTCCCGCTGGAGAGCGTGATCTGCACCGTGACGAATCGCTGGACCGCATCGACGCTGACACTGCGCAAACAGGTCGCCTCCGCCTTCGGGACGCCGGCGCTGCCCTCGGCCTGGACACTGACGGCGACCGACGGCGCGGCCACGGTCTCGGGCCCAGCCAATTCACCGGCGGTCACCCAGGCGGCCGTCGCCCCCGGGGCGTGGACCCTCAGTGAGACGGACGGTCCGTCCGGCTACGACGCCCTCGGGTGGAACTGCTCGGGCGGGACCGTGTCGGGGGACGTCGTCCAGGTGCCCCCGTCGGCCGACGTGGTGTGCGTCCTCACCAACGCGTCGATCACTCCCACCCTCACTCTCGTCAAGCAGGTGGTGAACGGTGAGCGCGGGCGCGCGGTGCCCGCGGACTTCGAGTTGAAGGCGCGCGGCCCGGGCAACGCGGCCCTCTCCGGTCCCAGCGGGTCGGAGTTCGTCACCGACATGGTGCTGCCGCCGGGCGACTACGTCTTCTCCGAGGACGGCCCGAGCGGCTACGAGGGCGACTGGAGCTGCACGGGGACCACCTGGGACGGGACCACGGCGACGCTGGGCTTCGGGGAGGACGCGATCTGCACCGCGACGAACACGTTCGTCGGTGGCACCCTGACGCTCCGCAAGGCGGTCGTGGGAGACGGTCCGGGGGGCGCCGGCCGGACCCGCTGATGTCACGGACTGGACCCTTCGCGCCATCGGCGGCGGGGAGTTCCCGCGTCCTCGCATCGAAGGAGCGTCCGGCGAGGCCGCGGTGACGCTCGCTCCGCTCGGTGCCGGTGCCTTCCGGCTCTCGGAGGCGGCGGTGGAGGGCGTCCCCACGGCGGATTACCGCAGCGACGGCTGGCAGTGCACGGGCGGAGCGCTGGAGGGCAACGTCGTCGAGGTGACGGCCGGGATCGATACCGTCTGCACGGTGACGAATGTCTACGTGCCCCGGTCGGGACCAGGGCCCGACCCCGAACCCGAGCCCGAGCCCGAGCCCGAGCCGGAGAACCCGGATCCCGGTACGGACGTCGACCCGGGAGCCGAGGGCGGGTCGAGTGGGGCGACGGACACCGACCTCGCGACGACGGGACTCGCGCCGACAGCGGCTGCGGCGGCGGGGGCCGGCGGTCTGCTCGTGCTCCTCGGTGTCGCGCTGCTCGGGACGCACCGCCGCCGGCGCACGACTCAGACGTCGGCCGCCCGCACGTCCGCCCGCCCGTAGTCGCCGAGCTTCTCCACGGCGAAGTCGAGGAGAGCGTCGGCCCGCGAGGTCAGGGTCATGTCGGCCGGCCAGATGCCGACGACATGGGAGACGGTCACGGGAGGGTCCAAGGGACGGATCACGACGGCGCGTCCCTCGCTGCTGACGGGCAGGGTGTTGGGACGGGACATGAGCAGGCCATAGCCCAGACCCCGGCCCACGAGGGCTTCCACCAGGGCGAGCTGACTGACACGAGCCTCGATGCGCGGTTCGAGTCCGCGTGCGGTGAAGGCGTCGATGACGTTACGCGTTCCCGGGCTGGCGTCGTACTGGATGTAGGGCTCGTCGGCGAGATCCGGAAGATCCAGCGTTTCGGCGGTGGCCAGGGGGTGCTCGGGCGGCAGGTGGACCTCGAGCTCGGTGGCGTAGACCCGGCGCCGGCGGTACCCGGCGGGCAGCGACACGTTGTACACGAGAGCCACGTCGAGGTCCCCCGCATCCAGCGCCGAAAGGAGCTCCTCGTTCGTGCCGATCATGATCTCCAGCTGCACGCCCGGATGGCGCTTCGGGAACCCCTCGAGCAGCTCGGGCACGACGCTGGTGGCGAAGCTCGCGTAGCAGCCGAGGGTCACCGGCCCGCGCAGCTCGGTGCCGCGTCGGGCATCGAGGACGAGCTCTTGCGCGTCAGCGACGATGCGGCGGGCCTGTCTGGCGAACTGCTGACCGGTCGGCGTCAGGGTGAGGCCGCGGGCCTTCCGTCGGACGCAGAGTTGCGCACCCACGGTGCGCTCGAGGCTCGTCACCGCCTGCGACAGCGCCGACTCCGAGATGTGCAGGTGGGCCGCCGCGGCGCTGAGCGTGGGGAAGTTGGGCAGCGCGGCGAACAATTCGAGTTGCCTCATGCTCACATCGGACATCGCCGGTTCCGCCCGTCCTGATTCTTCGGTGTATCCGAACTATATCCGCGAAGAACCGTGATTTACGTACAGAGTGCGCAGCCTCACGATGAAAGGGACACATCCCGATTCCCTCTCTTCCGAGGGAGACAACGACGTTAGGGACGACCATGACCTCCTCTTCTGCTTCTGGCCGCGACACCTCGCAGCGCCGCATCGCCTTCGCGACGATCATCGGCACGACCATCGAGTGGTACGACTTCTTCATCTATGCGACGAGTGCCGGGCTCGTCTTCGCTCAGCTCTTCTTCCAGCCGGCAGGCAAGGAGATCGGTCTGCTGCTCTCCTTCGCCACCGTCGGCATCTCGTTCCTCTTCCGTCCGCTCGGTGCCTTCCTGGCGGGGCACTTCGGCGATGTCCTCGGACGGCGCACGATGCTCGTCCTCACCCTGGTCATGATGGGCGCGGCCACCACGCTCATCGGCTTGCTGCCGACGTACGCCCAGATCGGCATCGCCGCGCCGATCCTGCTCCTGCTGTTGCGGATCCTGCAGGGCCTCTCCGCCGGCGGCGAGTGGGGCGGTGCGGTCCTCATGGCAGTGGAGCACGCCCCGGCCGATCGGCGCGGTCGTGCGGGGTCGTGGCCCCAGCTCGGGGTACCCCTCGGGTTCCTGCTCGCCTCCGGTGTGACGGCGCTCATGACCGGAGTCGTCTCCCCGGGCGCGGCGTACCTGGAGTGGGGTTGGCGTGTGCCGTTCCTGGTGAGCGTCGTGCTCATCGTCGTGGGATTCATCATCCGGCGCTCCGTCTCGGAGAGTCCCGTCTTCGCTGAGATCGCGCGGCGCGGACGGCAGTCCCAGGCGCCGATCGTGACCCTGTTCCAGCGCCACTGGTACCTCGTGCTCCTGGCGGCGCTCGTGTTCGCGGGCAACGGCACGCTCGGCTACATGACGACGGGCGGCTTCCTCAACAGCTACGCGATCAACGTGCAGAGCCTCGACACGACGGCCGTGCTCGTCGCCGCGTCCGTGGCCGCGGTCGTCTGGTTCTTGTCGACCCTCGCCGCCGGATACCTCTCGGACACGATCGGGCGGCGGAGCACCTTCCTGATCGGTTTCGCGCTGCAGGCGCTCGTCGTCTTCCCGATCTTCTGGCTCGTTGATCACGGCGGACTCCCGGGGCTGTACACCGCGCTCGTCCTCATCTCGACCGGTCTCGGCCTCACCTACGGCCCCTTGGCCGCGTGGTACTCCGAGATCTTCCCCGCATCGATCCGGTTCTCCGGTGTCTCGATCACCTACGCGATCGGGGCGGTGCTGGGTGGCGCTTTCGCGCCGATGATCGCCCAGTTGCTGCTCGACAAGACCGGTACGACCATGGCCGTCTCGGCTTATCTCCTCCTCGCATCGCTGCTCGGCGGCGCGGCGACGCTGTGCCTCCGGGATC includes:
- a CDS encoding YihY/virulence factor BrkB family protein → MSKADTERSGSTAAPSPEHDEKPDNPTDLQKRSWKYVLVKSVREFSADQCMDGAAALTYYAVLSIFPAMIAVFSLLGVFGQGGAAADAVLGIIGDVAPPETAEALRGPIEQISQAPGAGIALVTGILLALWSASGYVGAFSRVMNRIYEIEEGRPFWKLRPMQLLVTLITVVSLAIVAIVLVLSGDVVSALGNAIGAGEGVQLAWSIAKWPLLLFVVVFLVAVLYYATPNAKQPKFRWISVGALVAIVVLAIATLGFVLYVTTFSNYERTYGSMAGVIVFLLWLWIANLALLFGAEFDAELERGRQLQAGIAAERDIQLPPRDTRQSDKRAEKETKDIEEGRRIRVENDHDDGDEASRDEQRRP
- a CDS encoding DUF488 domain-containing protein produces the protein MAAPFFTIGHSTRTIDEFLGLVQESRVESVVDVRRLPGSKRYPQFDQDALASSLRAAGIAYHRAEGLTGRRPVSRDVPFETNAWWQNRSFHNYADHALSADFGQALDDLRAEGRARRVTVMCSESVWWRCHRRIIADHLLARDEVVRHILGPGHVDPAELSGGAVVGGDGTVTYPVG
- a CDS encoding LysR family transcriptional regulator, with product MRQLELFAALPNFPTLSAAAAHLHISESALSQAVTSLERTVGAQLCVRRKARGLTLTPTGQQFARQARRIVADAQELVLDARRGTELRGPVTLGCYASFATSVVPELLEGFPKRHPGVQLEIMIGTNEELLSALDAGDLDVALVYNVSLPAGYRRRRVYATELEVHLPPEHPLATAETLDLPDLADEPYIQYDASPGTRNVIDAFTARGLEPRIEARVSQLALVEALVGRGLGYGLLMSRPNTLPVSSEGRAVVIRPLDPPVTVSHVVGIWPADMTLTSRADALLDFAVEKLGDYGRADVRAADV
- a CDS encoding MFS transporter, coding for MTSSSASGRDTSQRRIAFATIIGTTIEWYDFFIYATSAGLVFAQLFFQPAGKEIGLLLSFATVGISFLFRPLGAFLAGHFGDVLGRRTMLVLTLVMMGAATTLIGLLPTYAQIGIAAPILLLLLRILQGLSAGGEWGGAVLMAVEHAPADRRGRAGSWPQLGVPLGFLLASGVTALMTGVVSPGAAYLEWGWRVPFLVSVVLIVVGFIIRRSVSESPVFAEIARRGRQSQAPIVTLFQRHWYLVLLAALVFAGNGTLGYMTTGGFLNSYAINVQSLDTTAVLVAASVAAVVWFLSTLAAGYLSDTIGRRSTFLIGFALQALVVFPIFWLVDHGGLPGLYTALVLISTGLGLTYGPLAAWYSEIFPASIRFSGVSITYAIGAVLGGAFAPMIAQLLLDKTGTTMAVSAYLLLASLLGGAATLCLRDRSGIPLGPDHESEQATGATMFRSPPTAPVLVTK